A genomic stretch from Megachile rotundata isolate GNS110a chromosome 1, iyMegRotu1, whole genome shotgun sequence includes:
- the LOC105663083 gene encoding uncharacterized protein LOC105663083 isoform X3, giving the protein MELHRLVPYLENGSVKFHPLNMPYIKIGKIEIVGFVLNILEDEKYYEYQVDDGTGIISIFYDKTRFNLNSRKRWNIDYKYKKYATNINIKLLDKQKYPLKFPSPRPNFNYSPSRSEHEKAVSEKKFFLYILYKKNGTIYFLQLLEHRWSLETNNGLLGKEVARYDYVYAVGYCTLDFCYQKKSCKEITFEDLSSTKLTFYATKVTCISEFEYNAKLQSWLHTIIQKRYNETLNCSQISK; this is encoded by the exons ATGGAATTACACAGACTTGTGCCTTATTTAGAAAATGGTAGTGTAAAATTTCACCCGCTTAATATGCCTTAtattaaaattggaaaaatagaaatagtaggaTTTGTTCTAAATATATTAGAAGatgaaaaatattatgaatatcAGG ttgATGATGGAACAGGAATTATTAGTATTTTTTATGACAAAACAAGATTCAACTTAAATAGCAGAAAAAGATGGAACATTGATtacaagtataaaaaatatgcgactaatataaatattaaattactggATAAACAGAAATATCCATTAAAGTTTCCTAGTCCACgaccaaattttaattattcgccAAGTAGAAGTGAGCATGAAAAAGCTGTAagtgaaaaaaaattttttctatatattttatataaaaagaatggaacaatttattttttacagcTGTTGGAGCATAGATGGTCATTAGAAACAAATAATGGTTTATTGGGTAAGGAGGTAGCCCGTTATGATTATGTATATGCAGTAGGATACTGTACACTTGATTTTTGCTATCAAAAGAAATCATGTAAAGAGAttacatttgaagatttatccAGTACAAAATTGACTTTCTATGCAACTAAGGTCACTTGCATTAGTGAATTTGAATATAatgcaaaattacaatcatggttgcatacaattattcaaaaaaGATACAATGAAACTTTGAActgttcacaaatttctaaataa
- the LOC105663083 gene encoding uncharacterized protein LOC105663083 isoform X1 has translation MANPNHWTILPKGMTHDFISIDGDYDFPFYISEKEEWVNYKYLEKNKGKVIISEPCLIMELHRLVPYLENGSVKFHPLNMPYIKIGKIEIVGFVLNILEDEKYYEYQVDDGTGIISIFYDKTRFNLNSRKRWNIDYKYKKYATNINIKLLDKQKYPLKFPSPRPNFNYSPSRSEHEKAVSEKKFFLYILYKKNGTIYFLQLLEHRWSLETNNGLLGKEVARYDYVYAVGYCTLDFCYQKKSCKEITFEDLSSTKLTFYATKVTCISEFEYNAKLQSWLHTIIQKRYNETLNCSQISK, from the exons ATGGCAAATCCAAATCATTGGACGATTCTTCCCAAAGGGATGACAcatgattttatttcgatcgatggagattatgattttccattttatatttctgaGAAAGAAGAATGGGTCAATTATAAATATctagaaaaaaataaag GTAAAGTAATAATAAGCGAGCCTTGTTTGATCATGGAATTACACAGACTTGTGCCTTATTTAGAAAATGGTAGTGTAAAATTTCACCCGCTTAATATGCCTTAtattaaaattggaaaaatagaaatagtaggaTTTGTTCTAAATATATTAGAAGatgaaaaatattatgaatatcAGG ttgATGATGGAACAGGAATTATTAGTATTTTTTATGACAAAACAAGATTCAACTTAAATAGCAGAAAAAGATGGAACATTGATtacaagtataaaaaatatgcgactaatataaatattaaattactggATAAACAGAAATATCCATTAAAGTTTCCTAGTCCACgaccaaattttaattattcgccAAGTAGAAGTGAGCATGAAAAAGCTGTAagtgaaaaaaaattttttctatatattttatataaaaagaatggaacaatttattttttacagcTGTTGGAGCATAGATGGTCATTAGAAACAAATAATGGTTTATTGGGTAAGGAGGTAGCCCGTTATGATTATGTATATGCAGTAGGATACTGTACACTTGATTTTTGCTATCAAAAGAAATCATGTAAAGAGAttacatttgaagatttatccAGTACAAAATTGACTTTCTATGCAACTAAGGTCACTTGCATTAGTGAATTTGAATATAatgcaaaattacaatcatggttgcatacaattattcaaaaaaGATACAATGAAACTTTGAActgttcacaaatttctaaataa
- the LOC100877779 gene encoding TIP41-like protein isoform X2 — MTAVKVHGEIDILRLPVNQEEHVFPPWLIKYTQSHILHSKCSKRENGCNDTDADVCQFCMYSRTLELPHMPDMVFPNNVLTLKHKDGATLEFNALDALKTVSNGKINVQLACAEAWKESRAESSEYLEEKIKPFDWTFTTTYSGTISSFEIQETSERIDMDKLRRRDKILFYHDLTLFEDELHDNGIAVCSVKIRVMPTSFFILLRYFLRIDGVMLRINDTRIYHEFGHNYLLREYTTREAKVEDIKAPPSLFIEPSEIAPHLPLTGSYYHKLIVLSNKSESITNEKNVNAATCNSKAVCTNDVKTDGSVT, encoded by the exons ATGACAGCAGTGAAAGTTCATGGTGAAATTGATATCTTAAGACTTCCAGTAAATCAAGAGGAACACGTATTTCCTCCATGGCTCATTAAATATACTCAGTCACATATACTTCATTCTAAGTGTTCAAAAAGGGAAAATGGTTGTAATGATACAGATGCGGATGTTTGTcaattttgcat GTATAGTCGTACTTTAGAACTGCCCCACATGCCAGACATGGTATTTCCAAATAATGTGTTGACATTAAAACATAAGGATGGTGCTACCTTAGAATTCAATGCTTTAGATGCACTGAAAACTGTGTCCAATGGAAAAATTAATGTCCAATTAGCATGTGCTGAAGCGTGGAAAGAATCTAG AGCAGAAAGCAGTGAATACTTAGAAGAGAAGATAAAACCATTTGATTGGACATTTACAACTACGTACAGTGGAACAATATCTAGTTTTGAAATCCAAGAAACTAGTGAAAGAATTGATATGGATAAGTTAAGAAGAAgagataaaattttgttttatcatGATTTAACATTGTTTGAAGATGAACTTCACGATAACGGTATTGCAGTTTGTTctgtaaaaatt CGTGTGATGCCTACtagttttttcattttattaagatATTTTTTGAGAATTGATGGTGTAATGTTGAGAATAAATGATACCCGTATTTATCATGAATTTGGACATAATTACTTATTGAGGGAATACACAACACGAGAAGCTAAAGTTGAAGATATAAAA GCTCCACCATCACTTTTTATAGAACCAAGCGAAATAGCTCCCCATTTGCCCTTAACTGGAAGTTATTATCATAAATTGATTGTTCTTTCAAATAAATCGGAATCTATCACAAACGAGAAAAACGTTAATGCGGCAACATGTAACAGTAAAGCTGTCTGTACTAACGATGTTAAAACGGACGGTTCGGTTACTTAA
- the LOC105663083 gene encoding uncharacterized protein LOC105663083 isoform X2 yields the protein MANPNHWTILPKGMTHDFISIDGDYDFPFYISEKEEWVNYKYLEKNKGKVIISEPCLIMELHRLVPYLENGSVKFHPLNMPYIKIGKIEIVGFVLNILEDEKYYEYQVDDGTGIISIFYDKTRFNLNSRKRWNIDYKYKKYATNINIKLLDKQKYPLKFPSPRPNFNYSPSRSEHEKALLEHRWSLETNNGLLGKEVARYDYVYAVGYCTLDFCYQKKSCKEITFEDLSSTKLTFYATKVTCISEFEYNAKLQSWLHTIIQKRYNETLNCSQISK from the exons ATGGCAAATCCAAATCATTGGACGATTCTTCCCAAAGGGATGACAcatgattttatttcgatcgatggagattatgattttccattttatatttctgaGAAAGAAGAATGGGTCAATTATAAATATctagaaaaaaataaag GTAAAGTAATAATAAGCGAGCCTTGTTTGATCATGGAATTACACAGACTTGTGCCTTATTTAGAAAATGGTAGTGTAAAATTTCACCCGCTTAATATGCCTTAtattaaaattggaaaaatagaaatagtaggaTTTGTTCTAAATATATTAGAAGatgaaaaatattatgaatatcAGG ttgATGATGGAACAGGAATTATTAGTATTTTTTATGACAAAACAAGATTCAACTTAAATAGCAGAAAAAGATGGAACATTGATtacaagtataaaaaatatgcgactaatataaatattaaattactggATAAACAGAAATATCCATTAAAGTTTCCTAGTCCACgaccaaattttaattattcgccAAGTAGAAGTGAGCATGAAAAAGCT cTGTTGGAGCATAGATGGTCATTAGAAACAAATAATGGTTTATTGGGTAAGGAGGTAGCCCGTTATGATTATGTATATGCAGTAGGATACTGTACACTTGATTTTTGCTATCAAAAGAAATCATGTAAAGAGAttacatttgaagatttatccAGTACAAAATTGACTTTCTATGCAACTAAGGTCACTTGCATTAGTGAATTTGAATATAatgcaaaattacaatcatggttgcatacaattattcaaaaaaGATACAATGAAACTTTGAActgttcacaaatttctaaataa
- the LOC100877779 gene encoding TIP41-like protein isoform X1 gives MKFNIKVMTAVKVHGEIDILRLPVNQEEHVFPPWLIKYTQSHILHSKCSKRENGCNDTDADVCQFCMYSRTLELPHMPDMVFPNNVLTLKHKDGATLEFNALDALKTVSNGKINVQLACAEAWKESRAESSEYLEEKIKPFDWTFTTTYSGTISSFEIQETSERIDMDKLRRRDKILFYHDLTLFEDELHDNGIAVCSVKIRVMPTSFFILLRYFLRIDGVMLRINDTRIYHEFGHNYLLREYTTREAKVEDIKAPPSLFIEPSEIAPHLPLTGSYYHKLIVLSNKSESITNEKNVNAATCNSKAVCTNDVKTDGSVT, from the exons ATGAAATTCAACATAAAG GTCATGACAGCAGTGAAAGTTCATGGTGAAATTGATATCTTAAGACTTCCAGTAAATCAAGAGGAACACGTATTTCCTCCATGGCTCATTAAATATACTCAGTCACATATACTTCATTCTAAGTGTTCAAAAAGGGAAAATGGTTGTAATGATACAGATGCGGATGTTTGTcaattttgcat GTATAGTCGTACTTTAGAACTGCCCCACATGCCAGACATGGTATTTCCAAATAATGTGTTGACATTAAAACATAAGGATGGTGCTACCTTAGAATTCAATGCTTTAGATGCACTGAAAACTGTGTCCAATGGAAAAATTAATGTCCAATTAGCATGTGCTGAAGCGTGGAAAGAATCTAG AGCAGAAAGCAGTGAATACTTAGAAGAGAAGATAAAACCATTTGATTGGACATTTACAACTACGTACAGTGGAACAATATCTAGTTTTGAAATCCAAGAAACTAGTGAAAGAATTGATATGGATAAGTTAAGAAGAAgagataaaattttgttttatcatGATTTAACATTGTTTGAAGATGAACTTCACGATAACGGTATTGCAGTTTGTTctgtaaaaatt CGTGTGATGCCTACtagttttttcattttattaagatATTTTTTGAGAATTGATGGTGTAATGTTGAGAATAAATGATACCCGTATTTATCATGAATTTGGACATAATTACTTATTGAGGGAATACACAACACGAGAAGCTAAAGTTGAAGATATAAAA GCTCCACCATCACTTTTTATAGAACCAAGCGAAATAGCTCCCCATTTGCCCTTAACTGGAAGTTATTATCATAAATTGATTGTTCTTTCAAATAAATCGGAATCTATCACAAACGAGAAAAACGTTAATGCGGCAACATGTAACAGTAAAGCTGTCTGTACTAACGATGTTAAAACGGACGGTTCGGTTACTTAA